From the genome of Nicotiana tabacum cultivar K326 chromosome 2, ASM71507v2, whole genome shotgun sequence:
aaaacccaatttcgaattcaaagcttcaaagctttttaatagcTCTCAAtagtggagagtcaaacaccttcaaaatttattgattgacaacttaaatttgaatacctcttgtgcaacatgaaaggaaatttctaagttaaaactctataaTAAAACGATTAAAATTCATTGATGAATTCTATTAAAACtatatacaacatgaaaggataaaAAGTAGAGAACATCAAAggaagaaaaattatagaaagaacagagaaagaaagaaagaagaacgagagagagagagagagagagagagagagagagagagagagagagagagagagagagagagagagagagagagagagagaacatgGATGGAAAATAACtaattccttattcaattcctaatataaatggatactcatttaaaattAATTTGTATATAATCGGTAAATTATATATGACtgtgtaattaagttaaaacttgattagaaaaggtaataaagtttcatatatagTATAGGATGGTAAAAACTCCTAGTTGTAATATGTTTGGGCTTGAGGGACATTTATAGTCTATGGAGAAAAACATGGGCTAATAAAATTTTGAGTGGCTATAGAGAATCGTTTTCTCCCTATTTTAGTGAAAGTTTTGTTGGTTATTCCTTTTTGTATTAGTTGTTtagtaaataattattttattatttctcaaaagtcaaatttgcacaacttttaaaaataaggtTAAAAGGGGACATTTGCGTAAACCAGCCCATGTTTTAACGGGGCTTTTACAATGTATGTCCTATTTTGACAGTGTCAACGTGAAATCGAAAGGAAGAACtagaaattgtttcttttccttttagaGATGGAAGCTTGCATCATCTATTCGTTGCATATTTGGACCTATTTAAGGGAGTGCAACTCAAGCCCAAGTGtgaatattttataaaacaagCACTTCTACTTTCAAGTATAAATGatgctattttttttaaataatagttaaaaaagGATCAAGCGTGTAAAAAACTTTATTATATAACTGTCAcagtttaaaagaaatataataaatttttaGCATGAAACTCAATATTACAGTTGTGGcaggaaaatatttatatttgtagcacaTAGTTCTATTAAAAtaggaatattaattattaatccgtaaacataagcaatttgaatgaaaagtcaataattctttgtacaaaaatcatgcctttttttctctctatctattatctttgcttctttttctttatcttcttaattttattttctgctgaaaccaatatattttctaaatttgttccattcgttttctttttaattatctttctcaagtttttctcttccttctttttcctttcttaatataaagatcttacttcgataataatatatgttaatatatacaaaacgtatatataaaaaaatatacattgaattaacacatataaaatatataaaaaatatacataaaaaatatatcttcAATTAATATGACACTTAGAcatgtgaaatatacataaaatatatatcttaaatttaattaagatggcatataaatatacaaaaaaatatacataaaaaatacatcctgaattaaaatggcacttgacatataaaatatatttgaaatatacattaaaaatatatcttaaaataagatggcacttcacaaataaatatacaaaaattatatacataaaaatatattttgaattaaagtgatacttgatatacaaggtataaaagacgtataaatcaatatatcttgaatttaggtGGCATTCACATATGCATCAGATTTTCACAAAtggagtgaagaagatgaatgttgGAAAGGAAGAATGGAGATGgacaaaaaaaatacttcctgTGATTAGTGAGTCATTTAACTTATTAAATATTGagcttaatttttataatatgttaataataaaaaaaaggtgctatttatggaataaacaataaataatgctatttttttaaataataattaaaaaatgatCAAACGTGTAAAAAACTCTATAAGGATAGCCTATTAATTCGTAATTGGTTTCTCTCAATGAGCTCTATGATCAAACTTTCAAACTCTACACCGTTGCTTTGTTAAATCTACTCTACTCCACCCCCtagtaattttcatgtgataaaATTTTGCAGTTGGTTTAATATTACTTTTTCACTTTTTGTACATTTTCTAACACATACACACGTACACATGTATATAATGTTATCGACAATTGCATTAGAACAACAAATAAGAGACATTGGATTATGGACACATGTAAATACACAAAGTGATGATCacaactctctgaaactcaaagaTGGAGTATAGTTTCGAGAttccttaatttttgaaaaattaaccaccACCCAACTAGTTAAACTAAAAATAGACATCAaaggtatatatatatgaattcatgtataattatatataattagtatataattttgtatatcgactaaaaaaaataaattataaatttagCCGACTATTTGTGCAAACATTCCTAATTTATATAGGCTGATTTGGTGCTATGGATTACATACTCACAAGCCCAAGTCTCTTTAGATGGATAGCAAAAATTGgactcaaagtctcaaactcccaatttcttTCTTCTTCGGCAAGTCGACACTTGATACTCTTTCCATCTCTTTCTCCGGCGAAATCCAGCTGTAAGTTTTAATCTTTTCCCGACAATGCTTACAATCTCaatatttattattcttttttttcctaTTGTGAAAATCTTGTTTTACAATATACTAGCTTTTTTCctatatctttttatttattttaatttctgtATATCAGATTTTTTTGTAAAGAAAAGATGTGAAATTTGGAAATGTATGCAAAAATGTGAGGTCTCATTTAGAGCATATCTATTTCGTAGTGTAGGATGGTTCTGATTGTACTGATTAATCACTTTTTTATTCATCTACTTAGTGCTGAAATCAggctttggggggggggggggtatgccTTCAGTCGTTAGATGAAAGTACTTAAAGAGAAAGGTAGGAGTAGAAGATATTTAACTGGAAACTGATAAGTGGAGACAATAGTAAGTGCATATTAGCTGATTTATAAAAGTTGATTGAACAGGTTAAATTCAAGCAAGTCACCCAATGGAAAAGAATAGCAACTACCACTGCGCCTCAGTCCCGAGGAAGTTGGGATTCACTATGTGTCCTTATTTTGAATGTCGTTCCATTTAAGCTCACCTCAATCCAAAGGGAAAAAAAGTTTTCATTGATTTTGGGAAATTAATTTCTGAAATTTGTTTTCacttttaaagaagtactaataGATAATCATGTTAAAGGTGATATTGCTGGACAACGCACTTCAATCATGTTGGCATATAACCTTGATGCTTTCTGGATTGCTTATGAATTTACACTTTGGCTTTTTAAATAACAACATAGAAACTACAACTAAATGCAAAGTAGAATTTAAAAGATATTACTGGCGAAACTTGGATATTTCTCACTCATAAAAATGATAGGCCTAAATGGAGAAGAATAGGGAAAAAGGAGGAGTAGATATGCTAGAGGAATGGGGTGGGAATTTTCTCTTTTGGGAAGCAGGGAAAATTGTTAACCTTTTGCTTGGCACTAGGTTCTATCCAATGTGCTTAGAGATAGACCGAGAAAGGGGGGGGGGTTACATGGGCTGTCGTTAGGAGATTATTGATATGCGTGTTTGATTGCTGTGACCAGTGTCCCTTTTAGTAAACATACAAATCCTGTCTTAAAAGTTCGTCTGCAGTTGTATTCTCATCTGAAAGATGTATCCCCAATTTACCTTGAAACGCTGCAACAAGGACAACTTTTAGATTGCCTTCCAAAAGGATGTCTCAAGAAAATGTAACTTTGAAGAAGCTGCATGACAAAGCCGCAATGGTACTCCGTATTTACTTTGTTTTTTACTCTAATTACTGTTGCTTCCTTTTGGCAACATGCATATGCACGTACCTATGAGTTACTTCTGCAAAAACCAAGCTAACCATTCTGTCTACTCCTTGGGAACTAGGGATGGGTATAAAACCGGAAAAACTGAAGGGGGCAAAAAACCCGGCTaatctgaaaattttggtttttcggTTTATTCTCGATTCACGTTTAATTTTCTATAACGTCGGTTCGATGTCGGTTTCAAGGATACCCTTTTCGGGTGAACCAAAAAACCAAAGTTTTAATCAAGAAAGGGCGGAGGCTTGGTGGTTTTCGTGGTCCTCTGTTGAAGATGGATGTCAAGTGGGTTTTTGAGAGAAGGAAGCTTATGTCACTGGTTGTTTTTGGTGATTTTAGATGATGCTTCTGAGTAATGGAAAATATATGCAGCGAGTGTTTGAGACTGTCTGTGAGTATTTCAGTGATGCATATGGAATTGGTTCAGAGAGAGAGACGGGCGAGCAGAAAAAGAATTGGAGAGCCACTAGTTTTGTTGAATGGTGGTTGTGGCTGGTTTCAGAGAAGAGGTATGGTGGTTTATGAGAAGTAGAATGGCTTTGGAAAGAAATTGATGGTGatcaacttaatgaaggaaggtGGCGTTGCAGTGGTTTGATGTGAGAGTTTGGGAAAATGGCGATGGAGCTGGGTGGAGTTGGACAGTGGCTGGTGTGAATTTTTTATTGAATGTGGTCTGACCAGTGAATAGTGATGGTTACGGGTGCACGGACGGTGCTGGCAGTGGAATAATTGTGTGTAGATGGTGAGatgaagaaaaattgaaaaaccgaACCGAACATGAAAAAAGGTCAAACCAAACCGAAATTACTACTGTTCGGTTCTGGTTATCAAAATCGACAAACCAAAAACCAAAAGACCAAAGTAAACTTTTGCAAAACCTAACCGACTGATGCCCACCCCTTCAATGGGAACAATGAAATAACTAGATGACTCCATTAACTTGACCGAGATGCATGATATCTTAAAATGGTGATTCCATAAGCTGACAGATAATTGGTAGCTTTGCAGCAAATGAGTGCAGCAAACTAAAAACATTTAAGGAAAGGGAAGATATATTTAAGTCATCATATGCATCTATATCCATGTTTGTAGATCGGAGTTGCAAATGCACCCAAGAAGTTGAATTATTTAATTGTCATATTCCCTTCATGTGCAGTCAATTTGCCTTCGGATATTATGCTTCAAAGTTATTTTGTTTCACACGTGAGTCACTGCAGGGTCTTCCACTTGTGGACATTAATGTTTACAATTCATGAGTGCAAAGTTCTTTTTGATAGCTTGGATTGAGCAgaacttatagcctgtttggccgagcttctaaaatctgcttattttgagaagtgtttttttcaaaagtgcttttcaaaaaagtacttttggtgagaatcggtttgtgtttggctagttaatttgaaaagcacttttgagcagtaattagtgtttgaccaagcttttgaaaattacttctaagtgtatttttctcaaaagttctTCTCAGAAAAGTGCTTCTGGAGAGAAGCTacatttttctgcttctcaaaatatgcttctacttctcctcaaaagcactttttttccttctaaaagcttggcgaaacacctcaatttttggcccaaaaaaaacacttttggccccaaaaaaaacacttttggcccaaaaaaagcttgccaaacaggctattagtgtCTTTTTATTGTTCTGGAAGTTTTTACAACTTATTCGATTTATACACTATAAATTTGTCATTAGATCTAAAAAGTACTGGATGAACTTATGTTGGTTTACTTGCTGCAGAATATACAATGTCTAGAAGATATGATAGCCGCACAACTATCTTCTCTCCAGAAGGTCGTTTATATCAGGTCGAATATGCAATGGAAGCGATTGGAAATGCAGGGAGTGCAATAGGTATCTTAGCTAAAGATGGCGTAGTTTTGGTAGGTGAAAAGAAGGTTACCTCAAAGCTTCTTCAGACTTCAACATCCACTGAAAAGATGTATAAGATTGATGACCATGTTGCATGTGCTGTGGCTGGAATAATGTCAGATGCCAACATCCTCATCAACACAGCTAGAGTACAAGCTCAACGGTATACTTTTTCTTATCAAGAACCAATGCCTGTTGAGCAGCTAGTTCAGTCTCTGTGCGATACCAAACAAGGTTACACACAGTTTGGTGGGCTTCGTCCATTTGGTGTCTCGTTTCTCTTTGCAGGGTGGGATAAGAACTATGGTTTCCAACTGTACATGAGTGATCCAAGTGGTAACTATGGTGGTTGGAAGGCAGCAGCCATCGGTGCTAACAATCAAGCAGCACAGTCAATGTTGAAGCAGGACTACAAGGATGAGATCACAAGAGAGGAAGCGGTTCAACTTGTTCTGAAGGTTCTCAGTAAGACTATGGACAGTACAAGTCTTACTTCAGAGAAGCTTGAGCTAGCAGAGGTGTTCCTTGTCAATGGTAAAGTCAAATACCAGGTGCACTCGccagaatccctgaacaaattgCTTGTACAGTATGGATTAACTCAACCTGCAGCAGATGCCTAGAGTCATTCACCAAATTTGGGCATGGTTCGGCTTtctcttttgcatattttttttttcagttctATAATTATGTTGCAAGGTCATCTACAAAATTCGTGTTTAAAAATACCCCGTGAGATTTTTCTGATTCTATTTCACTTGCTAAGATGGTGAACCCTTTTCAGACTTGCTTTGTGGCTTGACCTAATGCAAATTCTATGTTTGAAGGTGATATTAAGGTTTAAATCCTCAGTTATTCATATCCTGTTTTCTGTAATACGACGGGCAGTAGCTTTTAGAAAGTTTCTTTGGGCTCAGTGTTGTCTTTGCGTTTAGAAGAAATTCTAGAGCTAAGCTGAGAAGTTATGGAAGAATTATATTCCCAATCGTATTAAGTTCTCCAGGTGATGGAGCTTTGTTGGAATTTCTGGAAATGATGAATTTGAACGAGAACACATCATTGACCTTTCTATAAATTAAAGATCGTTATGCAGTGAAGAAGAATAGAAGATTATTATGCAGTGAAGAATTGTGATGCAAAGATTGCCTACTTTAGAGGCACTTTTATATTTAAATATTCTAATTCAAGTTTTGTTAATACAGTCAAACTTCTACAACAACATcatttgttccgatattttttggctGCTATAGTAAAGTGATGTTATAGAggatatatattataacataacataaaaatctgttCCGAGAAAAATATGGCTTTTTATAACGAATGGTTGTTATAtaaggatgttgttatagagaggtctgactgtacGTGTATTCTTATTCTACATTTTATCTAACACAATGATACATACGTGGTGCTTAGTTATGCCAGCAAGTAATGCAGAGTTTGAAAATGGAAACTATATGCTGCATTAGAGTGGTATGCCGAAACCAAACACAACATCAATTATACAGAGGTTGAATTAGTACTTGTTGCAAAGCAAACCTATATTAGTTATGCCTAATCATtctaaaacaaaaaaaactacaATAGTCATGCAAAATTTTGTATAGggattcttttttctttcttataccTTAAATAAATCTACTCTCAAGAGCATTATTTATACGAGTATTCTCACCctaatatcttttgttccttgtttCTTCTTTGCAAATATTATACACTATAACCAAGTTGACAAAGGAGGTCATATTATACACTATATCCAAGTTGAAAAGGAGCTCAAAAAGGGCGAGTTGTTCTGCCTCTACTAGTCTTCTCATTACATACTAGAAAAACTCCATCAAAATAGATTTGATGGATGACCTATACTTCAACTAAGCTACTTTGTTTCTTTTTGTCGAAGTTGCTTTTCTTTTTGTCTAACTCACTTCCTTTTTTCTGTGTGAGTTTCGGAAATATCATATTCATAGGTCCGACATCTACATCTATGAATTGAAAGGTCCAATTGAGGAACaatatcaccatttttgttcaatAAGATACCAAAGTGGATGATTGACTCATTCCATACTAGAAATAATCGCAGGAAATCCTTTGATAACCCGGATTCCTATTTCTCAATGATATTCCACGATCAAGACAATTGGTTGAATCCCGTGAAACCATTTCATAGAAGTTCATTGATATCTTCTTTTTATAAAGTAAATCGACTTCAATTCTTGAATGATTCACATCACTTCTGCTTCTATTGGAATACAAGATTCCACTTTCCTGTGGAAAAGGCCCGTATCTATAATTCTAATCAAGGACAATTCCTCAATATTTTGTTCATTCGCAACAAAATATTTCCTTTGTGCgtaggtaaaaaaaaaaatgcttttaagGCGTAAGACCATAGCGAGCACAGAACAAGAGGAAATTCACATGGGTATCCTTATTGAGCCGACACATCAGCTCAAACTTTTTCATTGGAACAGTAGTAGTAAAAAAGTACAGAATTAGAAAGTGCAAAGAAAAGAATCACAATACTAGTAATACTGATACGGGTGATGAGAAGGgcaaacaaaaataattaaaaaaataaaggagGAAGAACGAATATGAAAACATTGtagcagtttttttttttttaatcaaccTGAACTTGGTAAAATTCTAACTTGAATTCCCCTGTTCAAGAAAAATGGAGATAAGCCCATGGCAAGTTACAAATCCAATTCTTAAACGAAAGTACAGTAAACTCCCATTCAATGTTTACTGCTGGAGTAGATCATCTAAGTAGTAGAAATTGAACCCAATAGTCACATAACACTTCATGCTAGAACAAGTAGCATGGATTAATACTAAATAGACATTTCTTTACTCAAATCTATGTAGAACAAACGCCATAGACCAAAAATGCGCTGAACAAATGATCTTCACTGAACCGATATTAACATGGTTAAAACATCATACTTGCATCGAAAGGTTCACTCCTATCAAACATCCTGAAAGGAGGAAAGTAACCTGTTAGATTATCTACTTCCAGGGACTAAATTGGCCGACATAGGTATCGGCTTTTCAAACCCTCAGGTCTCTGGCCTTCACTTCCTTTATGCATGCCTGTGTCATTAATGTCATCAGCAAAATCATCACTAATATTGACTAAGTTATTGGATGACCTATTCTGTACGCTCAATTGTCGGGGGATGAATACATTGAAGTAATAGTTGATGATGGTTTTCCCAGTCTTTTGTGGTAAGGACTTTACTGCATGCTTCAGAAAGTTCTTTCCACttggttctggtttccttttgACCAATGACTCAAAGGCCGCTTTTTCCTTGGATGACCATGCCTTCGAAACTTGCTCTCCCATTTCATCAAATTTCCAACTGAAGAAAGCAGGGCCAAGGTCACATTGCAGAATTAGCCTTTCCTCAAGAATGTGGCGATTGACACAGTTAGTGGTTCCTGGAGACCGACAAGAGCAGGAGTGAGGTCTCCCTTTTCCAATTGGTCTAGAAGACACTTCCATATTCCCGATTTCAATAGGCCAAACTAGGGTGCCTAACCATCTTGAATCTTCAGAGTCAATGGCTTTACTATTAATGTCATCCTTGTCTGCTGGTTCCGTCCAGTCTGGAACTTCAGCTTGGAAACGAGGCCCCACTGGAATAACAAATCTCTGAAGGTGGTCGCCAATGAAGTTCAGCAACCTGAAGGATTGACGAGGTGGTTGTAAAGATCTGCTTCTTGATCCTCTCACAGACAACAAGCTTGAATTATGAATTGCATCATCCAAGGTCAGCAAGGAGGCAACGGAAGGGGTCCGATTATCACGACTCATCAGATCTGAACCATTTACTGACTCATCAGAATCAACTAAGGAAGATAAATCCTTGCTGGTAGGACCAAAATCTTTTGCATCATTCTGGAGGGAGAATTCTGAAGATAACTGCTCTTGAAAATTGTCCTCAAATGCCAGTAAACTATATGCATTGTGCGAACTTGAGAAATTTTTTTGGCGAGAACTTTTTGCAGAGTTAACTGAATTAAGTAAGCATGAAATACCGGAGGCATGAGAAAAATGCCCTTGTCCTCTACGTAGTTTTGATTTACTTTTCTGGTTAAATTTCTCTGCTGGAAGTCCAGGAGCAGATCTCAACTGATCTTTCAGAAACTGTTgaagttttcttttcttctgtCAAACGAATCAAGAAAATATGTTATTAATAGTATGGCAGAATTACAGCAAAATGGGAGGGGAAAAGAACCATTTGATGTTGTTCAGGAACTTATTAGAACATAATTTTTTCAACTAAATCAGGGTGATGTCCTGAAGGATGAAAATTTCCGAAACTAATTTTCAGACGCTAAAAGAATTCAAGAGAACCACAAGAACATGGATATTCAATCTCACTCACTCATGATACATCAAGAACACAAAATGGAATTGATCTTGCTGTTCAGCTATACTGCAAAGACATGGCGGGGTAAAAAGCGGTGGTACCCTCAAGTAATCTCTATTTCCTATTTATTTTCATGTATGCAGCCTTTCCCTCTTATCCATTCTGTCCAAGCACTGGTGACAAACTTCAGATTACTGCTAATGTCTAATGGCTCCTAACCTTCAGAAGTATCAGTTAAACCCCGAATATTCACGAAATATGTCTCTGAGGGAAAGGAAGGTGGATTGATGTTTGGGAGCTGAAGGAGGTACATGGGCATTTGCATACAATTGTTTCAAAATTCATCAGCAATCCCTTTGGAAAATGTGCTTGCTCATCCAATTATAATTCGTTCATTCACAAGGAAATGTATACAAAACCCACAGTAAATGATTCACTAAATGCCTCTCAATGAGGCATAATGATTTGGAGTACAAGTCTAAACCAAACTACTTCCACGGCGAAAGAGAATTAGTATTAGCCTCATACATTTGTTTTGACAAACTTATCAAATCTACAGATGCAGATGTGCATCTATCTATACAAGGAAGAAACAAACTATCATCAGTGCAGAGGGGAAGGCATGCTTGCAGCTTTATCCATCAATTGGATTACTTGTACCTTTTAGTGGTTTAATACAGAATCTATGAGCATTTACAATATTGTATCTTAATTTGTTTTAGACTTTCAGTTCTTCACATGATCGCATCCAATGGAAGTTGATAAGATCTATGGTTATTATCTACAACTTCTTTTGCCTTCCTTTTAGCAGGCAAATGAAAGGAATAAATCAGTGAAAAATACATGCTTCATAGCTGTACAATTACCTACATAATGGACAGGAAACGATGAAATGGCAAAATAATAGACCAAGTCTCTTTGCTTTTGGTCATTT
Proteins encoded in this window:
- the LOC107789017 gene encoding uncharacterized protein LOC107789017, which codes for MAPLEGVKKGGSIEEVALCNSQGKLIFGRYSDAEMLTQLKKLALDPCDSNVSRQGIRPLWNQMLRVRDVMALADNDCSWKKRKLQQFLKDQLRSAPGLPAEKFNQKSKSKLRRGQGHFSHASGISCLLNSVNSAKSSRQKNFSSSHNAYSLLAFEDNFQEQLSSEFSLQNDAKDFGPTSKDLSSLVDSDESVNGSDLMSRDNRTPSVASLLTLDDAIHNSSLLSVRGSRSRSLQPPRQSFRLLNFIGDHLQRFVIPVGPRFQAEVPDWTEPADKDDINSKAIDSEDSRWLGTLVWPIEIGNMEVSSRPIGKGRPHSCSCRSPGTTNCVNRHILEERLILQCDLGPAFFSWKFDEMGEQVSKAWSSKEKAAFESLVKRKPEPSGKNFLKHAVKSLPQKTGKTIINYYFNVFIPRQLSVQNRSSNNLVNISDDFADDINDTGMHKGSEGQRPEGLKSRYLCRPI
- the LOC107789018 gene encoding proteasome subunit alpha type-4, which translates into the protein MSRRYDSRTTIFSPEGRLYQVEYAMEAIGNAGSAIGILAKDGVVLVGEKKVTSKLLQTSTSTEKMYKIDDHVACAVAGIMSDANILINTARVQAQRYTFSYQEPMPVEQLVQSLCDTKQGYTQFGGLRPFGVSFLFAGWDKNYGFQLYMSDPSGNYGGWKAAAIGANNQAAQSMLKQDYKDEITREEAVQLVLKVLSKTMDSTSLTSEKLELAEVFLVNGKVKYQVHSPESLNKLLVQYGLTQPAADA